One window from the genome of Alnus glutinosa chromosome 13, dhAlnGlut1.1, whole genome shotgun sequence encodes:
- the LOC133854631 gene encoding pentatricopeptide repeat-containing protein At4g22760: MLAHELTTFLNNCRTINQAKQIHAHILTNGLIHLEPLLVRQITLSSSSSSKSVAQYLRLILYQSKNPDGFSWGCTIRFLSRHGRFKEAFFVYVQMQRLGLCPSTFAVSSALRACARIVDKMGGVSVHGQVHKCGYFSCVYVQTALVDLYAKLGDMLTAQKVFDEMGEKNVVSWNSILSGYLKYGDLAEAQRVFDEIPRKDVISWNSMVSGYARVGNMDQACSLFQQMPVKNPASWNSMISGYVDCECTESARSIFDAMPQRNNVSWMTMIAGYSKCGDVESARKLFDRMDEKDLLSFNAMIACYAQNSQPKEAIELFNQMLLPDVNIQPDGITLASVISACSQLGDFKLGFWIESYINKFDIELDDHLATALVDLYAKCGSIDKANELFHGLRKRDVISYSAMILGCGINGKVVDAIELFEEMLNAHICPNLVTYTGLLTAYNHAGLIEEGYQCFNSMKDHGVMPSADHYGIMVDLLGRAGRLEEAHELIRSMPMQPHAGVWGALLLGCRLHQNVELGEIAAQHCFELEPDTTGYCSLLANIYASVERWDDVKRLRTVMGEKGFTKIPGCSWMESI; encoded by the coding sequence ATGCTGGCACACGAGCTAACAACCTTTTTGAACAATTGCCGAACTATCAACCAGGCAAAGCAAATCCATGCACACATCCTTACAAACGGTCTAATCCACTTGGAGCCGCTCTTAGTGCGGCAAATTACCCTATCAAGCTCCAGTTCCTCTAAAAGTGTTGCTCAATATCTAAGACTAATCCTTTACCAATCAAAAAACCCAGATGGGTTCTCGTGGGGTTGCACAATTCGGTTCCTTTCCCGGCATGGTCGATTCAAAGAAGCTTTCTTTGTTTATGTTCAAATGCAGCGACTTGGACTGTGTCCCTCCACGTTTGCTGTGTCCTCTGCTCTAAGGGCATGTGCTAGGATTGTAGATAAGATGGGTGGAGTTTCAGTACATGGTCAGGTTCATAAGTGTGGATACTTTTCCTGTGTTTACGTGCAAACAGCCCTTGTGGATTTATATGCGAAACTGGGTGATATGCTGACCGCACAGAAGGTGTTTGATGAGATGGGAGAGAAGAATGTGGTTTCATGGAATTCTATCTTATCTGGGTATTTGAAATATGGGGATTTAGCGGAGGCTCAGAGGGTGTTTGATGAGATTCCAAGAAAAGACGTTATATCTTGGAATTCAATGGTTTCAGGGTATGCGAGAGTAGGAAATATGGACCAGGCATGCTCACTGTTTCAGCAGATGCCGGTGAAAAACCCGGCTTCCTGGAACTCAATGATTAGTGGGTATGTTGATTGTGAGTGTACAGAATCAGCTAGAAGCATCTTTGATGCAATGCCTCAAAGAAATAATGTTTCTTGGATGACAATGATTGCTGGGTACTCGAAATGTGGGGATGTTGAGTCTGCTCGCAAGCTCTTTGATCGGATGGATGAAAAAGATCTGCTCTCATTTAATGCTATGATAGCTTGTTATGCTCAAAATAGCCAACCTAAGGAGGCCATTGAGCTGTTCAACCAGATGCTTTTGCCGGATGTAAATATTCAGCCTGATGGGATAACTTTGGCTAGTGTTATATCTGCTTGTTCACAACTGGGAGATTTCAAATTGGGCTTTTGGATTGAgtcatatattaataaatttgacATTGAACTGGACGATCATTTGGCTACTGCTTTAGTTGACTTGTATGCAAAGTGTGGAAGCATTGATAAAGCGAATGAGCTGTTTCATGGATTAAGGAAAAGGGATGTAATTTCTTATTCTGCAATGATCTTGGGATGTGGGATAAATGGTAAGGTAGTCGATGCGATCGAGTTGTTTGAAGAGATGTTAAATGCTCATATTTGCCCTAATTTAGTCACGTACACCGGGCTGCTCACTGCCTATAACCACGCCGGTTTGATTGAAGAAGGCTACCAATGCTTTAACTCCATGAAGGACCACGGAGTTATGCCTTCAGCTGATCATTATGGAATTATGGTTGATCTTTTAGGCAGGGCGGGGCGATTGGAAGAAGCACATGAGCTAATAAGGAGTATGCCAATGCAGCCTCATGCTGGGGTTTGGGGAGCTTTGCTTCTTGGTTGCAGATTGCATCAAAATGTTGAGCTTGGGGAGATAGCTGCTCAGCATTGCTTTGAGCTGGAGCCAGATACAACCGGTTATTGTTCTCTTCTTGCCAACATCTATGCTTCGGTTGAGAGATGGGATGATGTGAAGAGACTGAGAACGGTTATGGGGGAGAAGGGATTCACTAAGATACCTGGGTGTAGTTGGATGGAATCTATTTGA